One segment of Thermosynechococcus sp. HN-54 DNA contains the following:
- a CDS encoding MFS transporter produces MFQKGSALRFVVLLGVVSLCADATYEGARSLTGVYLGVLGASGTVVGLVAGLGEFIGYGLRLVIGYVSDRTRAYWRITTLGYAINTLAVPLMALAHRWEVLAGFMIAERTGKAIRTPPRDVLLSYGAHQVGRGVGFGLHEAMDQIGAVVGPLIVAGVFALTQHYQWSFAVLAIPALIGLVVLGVTQRRYPEPRDFETVVQDLDTKRLPRLFWIYLLAVAFLGAGYVDFPLIAFHLQQGDSLQTSQIPLLYALAMGVDAVAALLFGYLLDRIGIMALILAVVLSVGFAPLVFLSSAVIWGMVLWGIGMGAQESIVRAIVANLVPPERRGSAYGIFSTGYGLAWFLGSLLMGVLYDRSLGLLVLVSVVLQLLGLPLLLWIRQGARHRA; encoded by the coding sequence GTGTTCCAAAAGGGATCCGCCCTGCGGTTTGTGGTGCTCTTGGGGGTGGTGTCCCTCTGTGCCGATGCCACCTATGAAGGGGCGCGCAGTCTCACGGGCGTCTATTTAGGGGTATTGGGTGCCAGTGGGACAGTTGTCGGCCTCGTGGCAGGCTTGGGCGAGTTCATTGGCTATGGTCTGCGCCTTGTGATTGGCTATGTGAGCGATCGCACCCGTGCCTATTGGCGCATTACCACCCTTGGTTACGCCATCAATACCCTAGCTGTGCCCCTCATGGCCTTGGCCCATCGTTGGGAAGTCCTAGCGGGATTCATGATTGCTGAGCGCACGGGCAAAGCCATTCGTACACCCCCCCGCGATGTTTTGCTCTCCTACGGTGCCCATCAAGTGGGTCGTGGAGTGGGGTTTGGTCTCCATGAAGCAATGGATCAGATTGGTGCCGTTGTTGGGCCGCTGATCGTGGCCGGCGTCTTTGCCCTCACCCAACACTATCAATGGAGTTTTGCCGTTCTTGCCATTCCCGCCCTGATCGGTTTGGTCGTTTTGGGGGTGACGCAACGGCGGTACCCAGAGCCACGGGACTTTGAAACAGTGGTTCAGGATTTGGATACCAAAAGACTACCAAGGCTGTTTTGGATTTATCTATTGGCCGTGGCCTTTCTGGGTGCTGGTTATGTGGATTTCCCCTTGATTGCTTTTCATTTACAGCAGGGAGACAGTCTGCAAACCAGCCAAATTCCACTGCTCTATGCCTTGGCGATGGGGGTTGATGCGGTGGCTGCCCTCCTCTTTGGGTACTTACTGGATCGCATTGGCATCATGGCCTTGATCCTTGCGGTTGTGCTGTCGGTGGGCTTCGCTCCCTTGGTTTTCCTCAGTTCTGCGGTGATTTGGGGCATGGTGCTGTGGGGCATTGGCATGGGTGCCCAAGAATCCATTGTGCGGGCGATCGTCGCTAACCTCGTCCCCCCAGAACGGCGGGGGTCGGCCTATGGCATCTTCAGCACTGGCTACGGTTTGGCGTGGTTCTTGGGGAGTTTGCTCATGGGCGTGCTCTACGATCGCTCCTTGGGGCTGTTGGTACTGGTGTCGGTGGTGCTGCAACTACTGGGACTGCCACTGCTATTGTGGATTAGGCAAGGGGCGAGGCATCGTGCTTAG
- a CDS encoding ABC transporter ATP-binding protein yields MTAATRSTDWQLLQRLIPYLKPYRWGLVGSSLLLIPLAAAAALQPIIIGQAIALLKGEESTYRFLKTLTLTQGIDLLSIALLVTVVLRFGVQAVQGYWIQKIGQNITADIRHDLFDHVLHLSSRFFDRTPVGKLITRLTSDVDALGDVFATGAVGVLSDVFSMLVVILTMFFIDRLLATLLLALVLPITALIIYFQHRYRVANYKSREELSLLNADLQENIVGITVVQLFRREAFNSQLFRRRNQRYVKEVDQTIFYDAAVSATLEWIAFVAIAGVLWLGGALVEQRTIDFGTLATFILFSQRVFDPLRQLAEKFTTVQAGLTAIERIHDLLSEPIEIQDPDRTFLRLPKTANTAAAVEFRDVWLAYKDDDYVLKQLSFQIRAGEKVAIVGPTGAGKSSIIRLLCRLYDPTQGEVLVGGRNVREFTQAELRQHIGVILQDSFLFSGDVKSNIALGDNYTLAAIQRVAAEMNIAEFIEQLPQGYDTPLRQRGTNLSAGQRQLLAFARVAIRNPEILVLDEATANLDVGTEVMIQEALNRLLVNRTAIIIAHRLATIRHVERIFVLKRGQLVEQGTHSELLARNGVYAHLYRLQALAEEAAPKHDASPLA; encoded by the coding sequence ATGACAGCGGCAACACGCTCCACGGATTGGCAACTTTTGCAACGACTGATTCCTTACCTTAAGCCCTATCGTTGGGGACTGGTGGGGAGTAGCTTGCTCTTGATTCCTTTGGCGGCAGCGGCAGCATTACAGCCCATTATTATTGGGCAGGCGATCGCCCTCCTCAAGGGGGAAGAGAGTACCTACCGCTTTTTGAAAACCTTGACCCTGACCCAAGGCATTGATCTACTAAGCATTGCACTCTTGGTTACGGTGGTGTTGCGATTTGGGGTGCAGGCGGTGCAGGGATACTGGATTCAAAAAATTGGCCAAAACATTACCGCCGATATTCGCCACGACTTATTTGACCATGTGCTGCACTTGTCCTCCCGCTTTTTTGACCGCACCCCTGTTGGTAAGCTGATTACCCGCTTAACGAGTGATGTGGACGCCTTGGGGGATGTCTTTGCCACTGGGGCTGTGGGGGTTCTCAGTGATGTGTTTTCAATGCTGGTGGTCATCCTGACGATGTTTTTCATTGACCGCCTGCTGGCAACCCTGCTGCTCGCCTTGGTGCTGCCGATCACCGCCCTGATTATCTATTTTCAACATCGCTATCGGGTAGCTAACTATAAATCGCGGGAGGAGCTATCGCTGCTGAATGCCGATCTTCAGGAAAACATTGTCGGCATTACGGTGGTGCAACTGTTTCGCCGCGAGGCGTTTAATAGCCAATTGTTTCGGCGGCGCAATCAACGCTACGTTAAAGAGGTGGATCAAACCATTTTCTACGATGCCGCAGTATCAGCAACCTTAGAGTGGATTGCCTTTGTGGCGATCGCCGGTGTGCTCTGGCTCGGAGGCGCTTTGGTGGAGCAGCGCACCATTGACTTTGGCACCTTGGCCACGTTTATCCTTTTTTCCCAGCGCGTCTTTGATCCATTGCGGCAGTTAGCCGAGAAATTTACCACGGTGCAAGCGGGCTTAACCGCCATTGAGCGCATCCATGATCTGCTCTCAGAACCGATTGAAATTCAGGATCCCGATCGCACCTTTTTGCGTTTACCCAAGACAGCAAATACAGCCGCTGCCGTTGAGTTTCGCGATGTCTGGTTAGCCTACAAAGACGACGATTATGTGCTTAAGCAACTGTCCTTTCAAATTCGCGCTGGCGAGAAGGTGGCGATTGTTGGCCCCACAGGTGCAGGCAAAAGTTCGATTATTCGCTTGCTCTGTCGCCTCTATGATCCCACGCAGGGCGAAGTGCTCGTTGGCGGTCGCAATGTCCGTGAATTCACCCAAGCAGAACTGCGGCAGCACATTGGCGTGATTTTGCAGGATAGCTTTCTCTTTTCCGGAGATGTGAAAAGCAACATTGCCCTTGGCGACAATTACACCCTTGCCGCAATTCAGCGGGTGGCCGCAGAAATGAACATTGCTGAGTTCATTGAGCAATTGCCCCAAGGCTATGACACCCCCCTGCGACAGCGGGGCACGAATCTATCGGCAGGCCAGCGGCAACTCTTGGCCTTTGCGCGGGTGGCGATTCGCAATCCGGAAATCCTCGTCCTTGATGAGGCAACTGCCAATTTGGATGTGGGCACAGAGGTGATGATTCAGGAGGCCTTGAACCGCCTCTTGGTCAATCGAACCGCCATTATTATTGCCCACCGCCTCGCCACGATCCGCCATGTGGAACGCATTTTTGTGCTCAAGCGGGGACAACTGGTGGAGCAGGGAACCCACAGTGAACTCTTGGCGCGCAACGGGGTATATGCCCATCTCTATCGGTTGCAGGCGCTCGCCGAAGAAGCAGCCCCTAAGCACGATGCCTCGCCCCTTGCCTAA